The Carassius gibelio isolate Cgi1373 ecotype wild population from Czech Republic chromosome B12, carGib1.2-hapl.c, whole genome shotgun sequence genome has a segment encoding these proteins:
- the LOC127968715 gene encoding A-kinase anchor protein 5-like isoform X1 — protein sequence MMFCRAAWQRLAPLARKTLTPLSNAVFPTRPMSFGLPASGTNMAYVVLGGSSLTAALVYAYKTINSDSARYNERIAQLEARPKRALPEVASVAEAETTAAEMINAEAEQTPEPVEAATAIVEAVAADAEEPTASVAEDVTAEAAAAPIAETTVIPMSDLLSTVKILAGSTGEIAAASVGDQHLVAPVRLAEENNSMEALNGLEVADVKAEVAVEVPEGAVVEEAMIGRLNLKTEGKELEGLPSSLDAVEEIIVVADDRVKSEEESPAVPEDNAESLASSQKALVTEKESILELEDSTSHVVMLSEDETVSGAAEMTSETVEEVGQEIEECKALCHEPTATETAHADLTAPPADLEDPLQATGETDAAEEGLVMEMVQDAVEKAKPVEASDEAVGSGNVALTMIQA from the exons atgatgTTCTGCAGAGCGGCTTGGCAACGACTTGCGCCTCTGGCACGCAAAACACTCACTCCTCTCAGCAATG CTGTATTCCCTACACGACCGATGTCCTTTGGTCTACCGGCGTCCGGCACCAACATGGCGTACGTGGTACTTGGTGGAAGCTCACTTACTGCTGCTcttgtttat GCTTATAAGACAATAAACTCTGACAGTGCGAGATATAATGAAAGAATTGCTCAACTTGAGGCCAGACCTaaaa GAGCATTGCCCGAGGTAGCCTCTGTAGCAGAAGCAGAAACCACAGCAGCTGAGATGATTAATGCAGAGGCTGAACAGACCCCAGAACCCGTGGAGGCAGCAACTGCGATTGTAGAAGCAGTAGCAGCTGATGCTGAGGAACCTACTGCATCTGTTGCTGAGGATGTCACTGCTGAGGCTGCTGCTGCTCCCATTGCTGAAACAACCG TTATCCCAATGTCTGACCTACTGAGCACTGTGAAAATCCTGGCTGGATCTACAGGAGAGATCGCAGCTGCTTCAGTCGGTGATCAGCACCTGGTGGCCCCAGTGAGATTGGCTGAGGAAAACAATTCTATGGAGGCCCTCAATGGGCTGGAGGTTGCTGATGTTAAAGCAGAGGTTGCAGTAGAAGTGCCTGAGGGAGCTGTGGTTGAGGAGGCCATGATAGGTAGATTGAATCTGAAAACAGAGGGAAAAGAGCTGGAGGGACTGCCTTCATCACTTGACGCAGTAGAAGAAATTATTGTTGTGGCAGATGACCGTGTCAAGTCTGAGGAAGAGAGCCCTGCTGTGCCTGAAGATAATGCTGAAAGCCTTGCTTCATCTCAAAAGGCCCTTGTTACAGAGAAGGAGAGCATTTTGGAATTGGAAGACTCAACAAGCCATGTGGTGATGCTCTCAGAAGATGAGACagtctctggagctgcagagatGACATCAGAAACAGTCGAGGAAGTAGGTCAGGAAATCGAAGAATGTAAAGCATTGTGTCACGAGCCAACTGCCACAGAAACCGCACATGCAGATCTCACAGCACCACCAGCAGACCTGGAGGACCCACTACAGGCTACGGGTGAAACAGACGCTGCAGAAGAAGGTCTTGTTATGGAAATGGTGCAGGATGCTGTGGAGAAAGCTAAACCTGTTGAGGCATCTGATGAAG CTGTTGGAAGTGGAAATGTTGCATTGACCATGATACAAGCCTGA
- the LOC127968715 gene encoding A-kinase anchor protein 5-like isoform X2 yields the protein MLAVSAVFPTRPMSFGLPASGTNMAYVVLGGSSLTAALVYAYKTINSDSARYNERIAQLEARPKRALPEVASVAEAETTAAEMINAEAEQTPEPVEAATAIVEAVAADAEEPTASVAEDVTAEAAAAPIAETTVIPMSDLLSTVKILAGSTGEIAAASVGDQHLVAPVRLAEENNSMEALNGLEVADVKAEVAVEVPEGAVVEEAMIGRLNLKTEGKELEGLPSSLDAVEEIIVVADDRVKSEEESPAVPEDNAESLASSQKALVTEKESILELEDSTSHVVMLSEDETVSGAAEMTSETVEEVGQEIEECKALCHEPTATETAHADLTAPPADLEDPLQATGETDAAEEGLVMEMVQDAVEKAKPVEASDEAVGSGNVALTMIQA from the exons ATGCTTGCTGTATCAG CTGTATTCCCTACACGACCGATGTCCTTTGGTCTACCGGCGTCCGGCACCAACATGGCGTACGTGGTACTTGGTGGAAGCTCACTTACTGCTGCTcttgtttat GCTTATAAGACAATAAACTCTGACAGTGCGAGATATAATGAAAGAATTGCTCAACTTGAGGCCAGACCTaaaa GAGCATTGCCCGAGGTAGCCTCTGTAGCAGAAGCAGAAACCACAGCAGCTGAGATGATTAATGCAGAGGCTGAACAGACCCCAGAACCCGTGGAGGCAGCAACTGCGATTGTAGAAGCAGTAGCAGCTGATGCTGAGGAACCTACTGCATCTGTTGCTGAGGATGTCACTGCTGAGGCTGCTGCTGCTCCCATTGCTGAAACAACCG TTATCCCAATGTCTGACCTACTGAGCACTGTGAAAATCCTGGCTGGATCTACAGGAGAGATCGCAGCTGCTTCAGTCGGTGATCAGCACCTGGTGGCCCCAGTGAGATTGGCTGAGGAAAACAATTCTATGGAGGCCCTCAATGGGCTGGAGGTTGCTGATGTTAAAGCAGAGGTTGCAGTAGAAGTGCCTGAGGGAGCTGTGGTTGAGGAGGCCATGATAGGTAGATTGAATCTGAAAACAGAGGGAAAAGAGCTGGAGGGACTGCCTTCATCACTTGACGCAGTAGAAGAAATTATTGTTGTGGCAGATGACCGTGTCAAGTCTGAGGAAGAGAGCCCTGCTGTGCCTGAAGATAATGCTGAAAGCCTTGCTTCATCTCAAAAGGCCCTTGTTACAGAGAAGGAGAGCATTTTGGAATTGGAAGACTCAACAAGCCATGTGGTGATGCTCTCAGAAGATGAGACagtctctggagctgcagagatGACATCAGAAACAGTCGAGGAAGTAGGTCAGGAAATCGAAGAATGTAAAGCATTGTGTCACGAGCCAACTGCCACAGAAACCGCACATGCAGATCTCACAGCACCACCAGCAGACCTGGAGGACCCACTACAGGCTACGGGTGAAACAGACGCTGCAGAAGAAGGTCTTGTTATGGAAATGGTGCAGGATGCTGTGGAGAAAGCTAAACCTGTTGAGGCATCTGATGAAG CTGTTGGAAGTGGAAATGTTGCATTGACCATGATACAAGCCTGA
- the LOC127968716 gene encoding histone PARylation factor 1, with protein MAGRGKRKPKSLPQTETSNGEVKKAKEGKRDEDTTVTGEMREEVEKLYKLRMPDDFFQFWEFCKGLNADFPQDALKETLGLRLVGPFDILSKKHKSSCASQPNFHLHWRYFYDPPEFQTIIQGNIDTQHHMGYFRDLPDALPVFIGENEAKKGCTITQMGDNVFAAVLLFLQKKRKERGQQKNEAALDQLEDDLKREAERLDLPVEQKTKAMKQREKKVVTKTFHGAGIVVPVDKNNVGYRELPETDASLKKICKAIAEARDDEERIKAFAPIQEMITFVQFANDECDYGMGYELGIDLFCYGSHYFYKVVRQLLPMAYNLLKRGLFGEILEAHLTSRSQDNLDQLAAV; from the exons ATGGCGGGGCGCGGGAAAAGAAAACCCAAGTCTTTGCCTCAG ACAGAAACATCAAACGGTGAGGTGAAAAAAGcaaaagaaggaaagagagatGAGGACACCACTGTTACAGGGGAAATGAGAGAAGAAGTGGAAAAATTATACAAGCTACGCATGCCTGATGATTTTTTCCAGTTTTGGGAATTTTGCAAGGGTCTTAATGCTGACTTTCCCCAAG ATGCTCTAAAGGAAACACTTGGGCTCCGGCTAGTTGGACCGTTCGATATCCTGTCCAAAAAGCACAAAAGCTCATGTGCCTCTCAACCCAACTTTCACCTTCACTGGCGTTATTTCTATGATCCTCCAGAGTTTCAGACCATTATACAGGGCAACATAGACACCCAGCACCACATGGGCTACTTCAG AGATTTGCCGGATGCTTTGCCTGTGTTCATTGGAGAGAATGAAGCCAAAAAGGGCTGTACCATCACACAGATGGGGGATAACGTCTTTGCAGCTGTTCT GCTGTTTTTGCAGAAGAAAAGGAAGGAGAGGGGACAACAGAAGAACGAAGCAGCTTTAGACCAGTTAGAAGATGATTTAAAGCGAGAGGCAGAGAGGTTGGATTTGCCTGTGGAGCAGAAAACTAAAGCTATGAAACAAAGAGAGAAAAAG GTGGTCACAAAGACATTTCATGGAGCAGGAATTGTGGTTCCAGTGGATAAAAATAATGTTGGATATAGAGAATTGCCAGAAACTGATG CAAGTCTGAAGAAGATTTGCAAAGCGATTGCAGAGGCCAGAGATGATGAGGAGAGAATCAAAGCTTTTGCGCCCATCCAGGAAATGATCACCTTTGTTCAGTTTGCCAATGATGAATGTGACTACGGCATGGGCTATGAGCTTGGGATAGATCTGTTCTGTTACGGCTCGCAT TATTTCTATAAAGTGGTACGTCAGCTGCTTCCAATGGCATACAATCTGCTGAAGAGAGGTCTGTTTGGAGAGATACTGGAGGCGCACCTCACCAGCCGTTCCCAGGACAACCTTGACCAGCTCGCTGCTGTCTGA